The following proteins are co-located in the Maridesulfovibrio sp. genome:
- the hypE gene encoding hydrogenase expression/formation protein HypE → MSSDKVLLDYGSGGRASQRLISELFLKHFANDELDRLNDAATLTLKGQISMSTDSFTVDPIFFPGGDIGSLAVHGTVNDVAMLGAIPRYMTCAYIIEEGLPMDDLEKIVKSMGEACRHAGVNIVTGDTKVVPKGMVDKIFINTTGVGEIIADPAPSGDRAAVGDAVLVSGTMGDHGLTILGTREGLSLESNVKSDSAALNHLLVKLVQEIPDIHVLRDPTRGGLATTLNEITVSSNVCCELEESTIPVLPEVAGGCSFLGLDPLYLANEGKFLCILPQEYAEQALEIMRADELGKNACQVGTITDANPGKVVLITPLGGKRLLNMLEGEQLPRIC, encoded by the coding sequence ATGTCCTCAGATAAAGTTTTACTCGATTACGGTTCCGGCGGAAGGGCTTCCCAAAGGCTTATTTCCGAACTTTTTCTCAAGCATTTTGCCAATGATGAACTGGACAGGCTTAATGATGCTGCCACCTTGACCTTGAAAGGGCAGATTTCAATGAGTACTGACAGCTTCACCGTTGATCCGATCTTTTTTCCCGGCGGAGATATCGGTTCTCTGGCTGTTCATGGAACAGTTAATGATGTGGCTATGCTCGGTGCAATTCCCCGCTACATGACTTGCGCTTATATTATTGAAGAAGGTCTGCCCATGGATGATCTGGAAAAAATCGTAAAATCAATGGGTGAAGCCTGCAGGCATGCCGGTGTCAATATTGTTACCGGCGACACCAAGGTTGTGCCTAAGGGTATGGTCGATAAGATTTTTATCAATACTACCGGAGTCGGCGAAATTATTGCTGATCCTGCTCCCAGCGGAGACCGCGCTGCGGTTGGCGATGCAGTACTTGTCAGCGGAACCATGGGGGATCACGGACTGACCATTCTCGGTACCCGTGAAGGCCTTTCCCTTGAATCCAATGTAAAGAGTGACAGCGCTGCTTTGAATCATCTTTTAGTCAAACTGGTGCAGGAAATCCCGGATATTCATGTTCTGCGTGATCCTACCCGTGGCGGATTGGCTACCACATTGAATGAAATAACCGTTTCTTCAAACGTATGTTGTGAGCTGGAAGAGTCAACTATTCCGGTCCTCCCCGAAGTTGCTGGCGGTTGTTCTTTCCTTGGGCTTGATCCTCTGTATCTTGCCAATGAAGGTAAATTCTTGTGTATTTTGCCGCAGGAATATGCTGAGCAGGCCCTTGAAATTATGCGTGCAGATGAATTGGGCAAGAATGCCTGTCAGGTCGGCACCATCACAGATGCTAATCCGGGCAAGGTTGTTCTTATTACCCCGCTCGGAGGCAAGAGGCTGCTCAATATGTTGGAAGGAGAGCAGTTGCCCCGCATTTGTTAA
- the hypD gene encoding hydrogenase formation protein HypD, producing MSLEILDKFNDPELCKELLACLRDELDGEIRFMEVCGTHTVSIFRSGLHSVLPKEVVHLSGPGCPVCVTHESEVNAFLDLAGKEGVIVATFGDLIKVPGDKGHCLKNAQADGARVEIIYSPFDALELARNNPDSTVVFLGVGFETTAPTIAATVLMAQQQGLENFKVLSFHKLVPPALDVLISDPETRIDGFILPGHVSTVIGIHPYDFIGEKYGKPSVVTGFDPVDILQALLMMVRASRQENPPIQNQYVRGVSENGNPKAVEVMYQVFEESDALWRGIGMIPGSGLEFRAEYEKYDAKKIFDLSIGECPPLKGCKCGEVLKGKMTPEKCPLFGKVCTPAKPVGPCMVSTEGSCAAYFKYKVD from the coding sequence TTGTCGCTTGAGATTTTGGATAAATTTAACGACCCTGAACTGTGCAAGGAACTTCTGGCTTGTTTGCGGGACGAGCTGGATGGGGAGATACGGTTCATGGAGGTCTGCGGGACACATACTGTTTCCATTTTTCGCAGCGGGCTGCATTCGGTTCTGCCGAAAGAGGTTGTCCACCTCAGTGGTCCCGGCTGTCCTGTATGTGTGACGCATGAATCCGAGGTAAATGCTTTTCTGGACCTCGCAGGGAAGGAGGGGGTTATTGTTGCCACTTTCGGCGATCTGATTAAAGTTCCCGGCGACAAAGGACACTGTTTGAAGAATGCTCAGGCAGATGGAGCACGGGTGGAGATTATTTATTCTCCTTTTGATGCCTTGGAGCTTGCGCGGAATAATCCTGACAGTACTGTTGTTTTTCTGGGTGTTGGTTTTGAAACAACAGCTCCGACCATTGCTGCCACGGTGCTCATGGCCCAACAGCAGGGACTTGAAAATTTTAAAGTACTTTCTTTCCATAAGCTGGTTCCGCCTGCGCTGGATGTTCTTATCTCCGATCCGGAAACACGTATCGACGGATTTATTCTGCCCGGTCATGTTTCTACTGTTATCGGAATTCATCCCTATGATTTTATCGGAGAAAAATACGGCAAACCTTCTGTAGTAACCGGTTTCGATCCTGTCGATATCCTGCAGGCATTATTGATGATGGTCCGGGCCTCCAGACAAGAGAATCCGCCTATTCAGAATCAGTATGTTCGCGGTGTTTCCGAGAACGGCAACCCTAAGGCTGTCGAAGTTATGTATCAGGTTTTTGAGGAATCTGATGCCCTTTGGCGCGGTATTGGAATGATTCCCGGAAGCGGACTAGAGTTCAGGGCAGAGTATGAAAAATATGATGCCAAGAAGATTTTCGATCTCAGTATAGGTGAATGTCCTCCGCTTAAGGGTTGTAAATGCGGGGAAGTTTTGAAGGGTAAGATGACTCCTGAGAAATGTCCTCTGTTCGGGAAAGTTTGTACTCCCGCCAAACCGGTAGGCCCCTGTATGGTTTCAACTGAAGGCAGCTGTGCCGCTTACTTCAAATACAAAGTAGATTAA
- a CDS encoding response regulator, translating into MYKILIAEDDKISQKLAARFVSDLGHIAFVSPHGKHAYEALKAENHFDVLVTDIMMPEMDGRQLVQTLRGDSQFMDLPIVIMSAVVGVSDISNLLALGATYFLPKPIDKEEFNEVINRCLK; encoded by the coding sequence ATGTATAAAATATTGATTGCCGAAGACGATAAAATCTCTCAGAAGCTTGCCGCTAGATTTGTTTCTGATCTAGGACATATTGCTTTTGTCAGCCCTCACGGTAAACATGCTTATGAAGCATTGAAAGCAGAAAACCATTTCGATGTGCTGGTCACAGACATAATGATGCCGGAAATGGATGGACGTCAGCTGGTGCAGACCCTTAGAGGTGATTCTCAGTTTATGGATTTGCCTATTGTGATTATGTCAGCTGTTGTCGGGGTATCGGATATTTCAAATTTATTGGCACTAGGGGCGACATATTTTCTGCCCAAACCGATTGATAAAGAAGAATTTAACGAAGTTATTAACCGTTGCCTGAAATAG
- a CDS encoding chemotaxis protein — MAKTEILLETGTNELEILEFYIDLPASDDGPEERCHFGVNVAKVMQVIESPDLEHPESAEHPCFMGTIPLRNHILPVLDLAVWLGMERKKQKYDIVIVTEFSQTVSGFQVSGVTEIHRVGWQQVLSPDKFMSSYDDSCIVGIVEREDRFIQLLDLESILADLDPTLGGDFDAPSAVATEAYNALVCDDSPTIRAMLDKSLEKANFRHTIVHNGEEARNTLQNIKLLAKQENRPIKDYVEIVISDIEMPLMDGFSLTKWIRDDQDLKDLPIILYSSIITKELRHKGDSVGADEQISKPDLHLLPEKAIKLIETRKPH; from the coding sequence ATGGCAAAGACAGAAATCCTGCTCGAAACCGGCACCAACGAACTTGAAATCCTTGAATTTTATATCGACCTACCCGCATCTGATGATGGACCGGAAGAAAGATGCCATTTCGGGGTCAACGTTGCCAAAGTCATGCAGGTAATTGAAAGCCCGGACTTAGAACATCCTGAGTCGGCTGAGCATCCTTGCTTTATGGGAACAATTCCCCTGCGTAATCATATTCTCCCTGTACTGGACCTTGCAGTATGGCTGGGAATGGAGCGCAAAAAGCAAAAATACGACATCGTTATCGTGACCGAATTCAGCCAGACCGTATCTGGTTTTCAGGTCAGCGGTGTTACCGAGATCCATCGTGTCGGCTGGCAACAGGTCCTTTCGCCTGACAAATTCATGAGCAGTTACGATGACAGCTGCATTGTCGGAATAGTTGAACGCGAAGATCGTTTCATCCAATTACTGGACCTCGAATCCATACTGGCAGACCTTGACCCCACTCTCGGCGGTGATTTTGATGCACCTTCGGCTGTTGCCACTGAAGCATACAATGCTTTGGTCTGCGACGACTCTCCAACTATCCGGGCCATGCTCGACAAGAGCCTTGAAAAGGCCAACTTCAGGCATACCATCGTTCATAATGGCGAAGAAGCAAGGAACACCCTGCAAAACATCAAACTTCTTGCCAAACAGGAAAATCGGCCAATCAAAGATTACGTTGAAATAGTAATCTCCGACATTGAGATGCCGCTTATGGATGGGTTCAGCCTTACCAAATGGATAAGGGATGATCAGGATCTTAAAGATCTCCCCATTATTCTCTATTCCTCCATCATCACTAAAGAACTCCGCCACAAAGGAGACTCAGTCGGTGCTGATGAACAGATTTCAAAACCGGACCTGCATTTACTGCCGGAAAAAGCAATCAAGCTGATTGAAACTCGTAAGCCCCATTAA
- a CDS encoding cold shock domain-containing protein, with amino-acid sequence MSVKGVVSWFNDIKGFGFIVDEAGRDIYVHYSEVLRDGFKTLNVGEKVVFEVIDEDTAPKAAAVRIINY; translated from the coding sequence ATGAGTGTAAAAGGGGTAGTCAGCTGGTTCAACGATATCAAGGGATTCGGCTTTATAGTTGATGAGGCCGGAAGGGATATCTATGTCCATTATTCCGAAGTGCTTCGTGATGGATTCAAGACTTTGAACGTAGGGGAAAAAGTCGTCTTTGAAGTGATAGACGAAGACACGGCGCCCAAGGCTGCTGCTGTTCGAATTATTAATTATTAG